Genomic DNA from uncultured Desulfuromusa sp.:
AACGATCTTGTAAAGTAAAATGCAATCATCAAGCCGCAGAGTGGAATCGTGCTGCTATCTGCTTATAAGTTTAACAAGCACGCTTGACAGTTGCCAACCTGTTTTGCATAGGCTATTCTCCACAAGTTAAAGTAAAAAATTGCAATTTATGGATAAATGATGAAAATACTGACAGCTGAATTTATTAAAAGTGCAACCCGACCCGGGAATTACCCCCCTGATGAGCTGCCTGAAATTGCTTTTGCCGGTCGGAGTAATGTCGGTAAAAGTTCGTTGATCAATGTTCTGGTTAACAGGAAAAGTCTAGTCAGGACGTCAGCCACGCCGGGACGAACGCAATTGATCAATTTTTTCAATATTAACGATAAATTCTCTCTGGTTGATTTACCCGGGTATGGTTTTGCGAAAGTCCCTCTGGCGGTTAAAAAGTCCTGGGGGCCAATGATCCGAACTTATCTTGAGATTCGTGAATCGTTACGGGGAGTGATTTTTATTTTTGATGTTCGCAGAATTCCACGAGAGGAAGATCTGCGGATGTTGGATTGGCTGGAGGAGTTTGCGGTACCGACGATTCCGGTTATTACCAAAATCGATAAAATCAAACGATCTCAATTGGAAAAGCAGATTAAACCTATTGTTGCAGAAACCGGACTGCCACGTGATGCATTTACTTTGTTTTCAGCGACGACACGAGATGGGAGTGATGAAATCTGGGAACGAATTGAGACTGCTCTGGAAAACGAGAATTTATCGAGAGGCGAGGAGCAATGAAAGCAACCCGGTTACATTTACTGCGCCACGGACAGGTGGAAGGGTTTGAAGAGAAACGCTACAATGGTCAAAATGATGTCCATCTGACGGCTCATGGTCGGCAACAATCAGCTGCTTTTGCGGGAAGATTACAACATCTCTCTCTGGGGGGGATTTATTCGAGTGATCTTTATCGTTGTCGGGTGGCCGCTGATCAAATTGCTTTGTTACAAAAGGTTCAACCTGTTTATATGGAAGAACTGCGCGAATTGCATATTGGCGACTGGCAGGGGCGGACCTGGAAACAATTGCAGCAGGCTGACCCTGAATTATGGCAAGCACGACTGGATGATATCGTTCATGTCGCTCCTCCATCCGGAGAGAGCTTATTGCAGATGGCAGAAAGGGTGCGGCCGGTTGTCAGAAAGATTATCGCCGCCCATATCGGGGAAGAGATTGTTCTTGTCGCTCACGGAGGAGTTAATCGGGTTATTTTGCTTGATGCGATTGGCGCTCCTCTGGAGTCCTTGTTCCATATTGAACAAGACTTTGGCTGTCAAAATATTATTGATTTTTATGCTGATGGGGCTGCGGTTGTGAAAAAGCTAAACAACTAGTACCCGTTGTTTTTTCGATCAGATCAGATATTTGAGATGTGGGATTGTCCAAAATGGAGGAAGTAATGAAATCAATTCATGTTATCGGTGCTGGAATCGCAGGGCATGAGGGGTTTACACCGCAGGCGCTTGAACTGATTAATCAGAGTGAGCTTCTTTTTGGAGCGCAGCGTTTACTTGAATTGTTTCCGGATTTTCCAGGAGAAGTTTTTGCTATTGATGACGGGAATCTTTCTGAGATGGTGGCTCGTCTGCAGAACTGCGAACAGCGTGTTGTTGTTCTGGCTTCAGGGGATCCCCTGTTCTTTGGCCTGGGACGCTATTTGCTGCGCAACCTTGCCGATGAACTGATTGAATTTTTACCCAATGTCACTTCGGTTCAATATGCCTTTGCCAAAATTCGTGAACCTTGGGATGATTCTGTTTTTATCTCAGTTCATGGTCGTGTTTTAAAAGATGTTGTCGATCGTATTGTCTCTAATGACAAAGCTGCCATCTTGACCGATGGGACCAATACTCCCGGGATGATCGGCAGAGAGTTACTGAGTCGTAACCGGAGCGGTTATAAAGCTTATCTATGTGAGAATTTAGGAACCACAACGGAAAAAATCCGGGTGACCAACGTTAAGGGACTTCTGGAACTGGACGTTTCACCTCTCAATGTTTTGATTCTCATCAGGGAGTATGAAGATGAGATCCAGGGGCATATTCCTACCTTCGGTATTCCGGATGAAGAGTTTGTCAGTATCAAGCAGCTGATCACCAAAGAAGAAGTCAGGGTAGTGACCTTGGCAAAATTGAAGCTTCGGCACGATATGTGTCTGTGGGACATCGGTGCCGGCTCCGGATCAATCTGTGTTGAGGCGGACCATCTCCTGTCACACGGCCGGATTTTTGCTATTGAGCGTAACAGCGAATACCGCCGGTTTATCAAAGAAAACCTACAGAAGTTCAACACTCGCAATGTCACTTTAATCGAAGGTGATGCTCCTGACTGTCTGGAAGAATTACCCGATCCTGATCGTGTTTTTATCGGTGGGAGTGGAGGTCGGCTCTGGGAAATATTGGATACAGTGGATCAACGCCTTGCTGTCGGGGGCCGGATTGTCTTGAATGCCAGTACTTTAGATACGCTGACGTCTGCAAACGAATACTTTGGCAATGCCGGATATCAGGTTGAGGTCGTTACGGTCAATATTGCCAGAACTCGTCCGCATTCGAATTACAAACTGTTTGAAGCCTATGATCCTGTTTATATATTGACTGCTGTGAAGTAAAACTTCCTGATAAGCAACACCCCCGTGGCGAGCCACGGGGGTGTTGCTTTTTCTGATATGAAAACAAGATGTTGGACACTGCTGAGTTGAAAAAGGTTGTCGTTGCGCTGTTTCGCAGTTTTAATCCTCTATTGTTGAACCATTATCGTTGGATGTGATAGTGTCCCGCCTTTCGGTTCTTTTTCTTATTTTTTGGACAGGCTATGTTATTGCTGGGAACGCTGGTTAATATTGGTGCTGTTATCATCGGTTGTCTGATCGGTCGTTGGAGTGGCCGTTTTTTGTCGCCGCAAATGCGGCAGACTCTGATGTTTGGGCTTGGGCTCGCGGTTCTGTTGATTGGTTTACAGCTGGCGCTCAAGAGCCAGCAAGTAATGATCGTTATCGGTAGCTTGATTCTGGGGGGGCTGATTGGAGAATTGCTGGGAATTGAGAGGCGCCTGGAAGCTTTTGGGCTGGGGTTGCAAAAACGGTTTTCCGGAATGGGGTCAGTTGCCGAAGGTTTCGTGACTTCCAGCCTGTTGTTCTGCGTTGGGGCGATGGCCATTATGGGAGCTCTACAGGATGGACTGGGTGGCAAACCAACAATTCTCTATGCCAAGTCGGCCCTTGACGGTGTTGCCGCTGTTGCGTTGACCTCAACTCTTGGTATCGGAGTTGTTTTTTCTATTGTTCCTCTGTTTCTTTACCAGGGAAGTATCACCCTGGTTGCGGAACTGGCCAAAACAATTCTGACCGAACCTGTGATTACGGAGATGAATGCTGTTGGCGGTTTGCTGATCGTTGCCATTTCATTGGACTTGATGGGCATAAAACGTTTGCCGGTCGGGAACCTGCTCCCGGCAATTTTTGTAGCGATTGGTCTTCTCTGGGGATTCGGACTGGCCTGATTAGAGATATCTGCTTTGCTACTGTAATAATTTTTGAATCGTTTTTTGCAGTTCGCTGAGCATGTATGGCTTTTTCAGAAACCCGGCCAGCCCTTTGCCCACGAATTTCTGTGAGACTTCCTGTTCATTATAACCACTGCAGATAATGACTTTGACCTGAGGATCAATTCTTCTGAATTCCCGGAAAGCTTCTTCCCCATCCATGTTTGGCATGGTCAGATCCATCAAAACAAAACGAATGTCCTGGTGTTGCTGTTTGAACACTTCCAGTGCTTCGATTCCATCTCTTGCGGTGACAACTTCAAAACCGAACTCATGTAACATTTCCTGACTGATTGTGAGAACAGCCTCTTCATCATCAATGAGAAGAACCAACCCATGATCGTTTAAGGGAGCGCTTTCAGGTTCAATTTTTTGTTTTGTTGCGGCTAGAGTTGATGCTGGGAAAAGGACTTTTAAGGTACTGCCTTTGCCAACTTCAGTATAGATTTTAATCGCGCCTTTATGCCCACGAATGATTCCCAGAACTGCTGCCATGCCAAGTCCGCGACCGGTAAATTTGGTGGTATAAAAAGGTTCAAAGATACGATCGACCATGTCATCAGTCATGCCACATCCCGTATCTGCAACTTCAATAAAAGCGTATTCGCCGCCTTCTAAATTTTCGTCAAGCCAGGTGCTTTGTAGATAGTTGCGATCGCATTCCATGACCCCGGTCGAAATTGCAATAACACCACTGTTGTCACCAATGGCATCTGAAGCGTTGATCACGAGGTTCATAACGATCTGGCGTACCTGGGTCACGTCAGCTTCAATGTTGGGAATGTCCGGATTCAGGTCATAGCGTAAGCTCGCTTTCTTGCTGCTGGAAATTGAGAGGATCTGTTGCATTTCTTCAATAATCCGGGAAAGATTCAGAGATTCGACAACAAACTTTCCTTTTCCTGAATAGGCAAGCATTTGATTGGATAGATCTGCTGCTTTGCTGGTGGCCAGTTTAATCTGTTTTAGATTGACCATGGCTGCTGAGGTTGGACTCAGGCGGCGTTGTGCCAGATCACAATTACCAATGACAGCCATCAATATATTATTAAAATCATGGGCAATTCCTCCGGCAAGAACTCCGAGGCTTTCCAGCTTTTGCACCTGCAGCATTTGCATTTCCAGATTTTTCTGTTTTTCTTGCAGTTTTAACCGTTCGGAAATATCTCTTGTGATTGATAAAACACAGGCTTCGTTATTAATATTAATGATGCGTGCAGACATCGATCCCTTAATAATTCTGCCATTTTTATCTTTAAAGTCGGCTTCTAGGGCATTCATCTTGCCTTTTTCCCTGAGAGCCTGAACCATGCGGTCCCGATCTTCTGCATGACACCAGATACCAAGATCAGCAGAATGGGAGCAGTGGCCGACAATCTCGCTGTAGGACCAACCGATAATATCGACAAAGGCATCGTTTACATCAAGATAGAGACCGTCTTCCATCCGTGTCAGGGCAATGGCATCCGGACTGAGTTTGAAAATCTGGGAAAATTTTTCTTCAGAAATACGTAGCGCTTCATCTGCTTGTTTACGCTCCGTGATGTTGCGGAAAAAACTGTGAAAGGTGCCATCCGGAAGCATGCGACTGTTCATTTCTATGGGTACGGTGGCGCCGTCTTTGCGGCTGAGAAGCCGTTCAGTTCTGACAATTTCCCCCTGTTTGAGAAGGTCGTATCTGAGTGGGTTTTTAAGCAGTTCCTCCTCACTGAAAAACTGACTTAAATTCATGTCAACCAGTTCCGTATAGCTGTAGCCACTGAGGAATGCCGCTCTTTGGTTGGCGCCAATGATGTTTCCGGAAGGATCACCCATGAGGATTGCATCAGCTGCAAATTCAACTAAAGCTTCATAAAGATCTGAGGTGTTTTTAACGGTTTGTAGTGATTGTTGCAGTTGATGATTTTCTGTTTTCAGGATGGAAATCTGTTGCTGTAAAGATTCGAGTGATTGTGGTTCTCCCCTCATGAGTCATCCCCTATGTGGTCTGCAGAGAACATCTAAAAAATATCCTGATTTAAAGTTTAACCGCTAAATCGTGTAAAAACAACTTTTTAGAAGACAGTCATCCTATTTGATCCGTTGACAAAAGAGCCCGGTCACAATAAGAATCAAACCAATGAAGGTTGCAGGAAGGATTTTTTCACCAAGGAGAAAATAGATAAAGATGAGGGAAAGGAACGGTGAGAGAAAAATAAGGTTGCTGATTCTGGCGGTACTGGTTGTCAGTTTCATTGCCATCAGCCAGAAAACAAAACAGATGCCCATTTCAAATGTTCCGACGTAGGCTGCACCTAACAGCCCGCCGAGAGGTGGCACTCTCAATTCTGTCGTGAGGAGATAATAGCTGAGGACAAAAGGGAAACTGCACAGGAAGTTAACAAATAATCCTACGACGGGGTCACGTTTATCACGAGTATTTAATATCCAGTAAAGGGCCCAGACAATGGTGCTGATGAGTGCCAGAGCAACCCCGAACGGGTCAGTAAACTGGAGGCTGAATGGTTTTCCTTCCGTTGAAATAACAATGACACCGCAGTAGCTGATGACAAGAGCCAGCCACTGCTGCCATCCGATTTTTTGTTTTAACAAAGGAACAGCTAATAATGACAGGGTAATAGCCCAAGTGTAATTCAGAGGTTGCGCTTGTTGTGCCGGCAGCAGATCATAGGCTTTGAAGAGAATGAGGTAGTAGAGAAACGGGCTGAGAAGTCCAAGGAGAACAGAGAGGAGGTATTCTTTTCGACTGCATTGGAATACCAGGTGAAATCTCCCTTGATAACGTAGAATTGCCCCGAGGAGCAAGGTTGAGAAAGATCCTGAATAGAGGAGTAATTCTATGGGGCTGAAATGTTGGAGCGATAATTTAAATGCTGTCGCTACCGTTGACCAGAGCAGGACGGCACTGAGGCCGTAAAGAATCGCCTTCGATTGATTTGTCACTCTCCCACCTTATAAGTTTTATTGCGACCTTTTATCACCAGCACAACCAACCCCGCAAAGATCAGACAGATGCCTGAAAAAGCTTGAGTATTCAGCTGTTCGCCCAGCACCAGAATTCCCAGGGTTGCTGCTGTCATTGGTTCTGTCAGAGACAGTGTGACAGCGCTCGCTACTTGAACTGACTGTAACCCTCGGGCAAAAAGCCAGTAGGAAAGGGCCATGGTGGCTAACCCGAGGTGGAGAATGACGCTAATGGCCCGGGGTTGCAGGAGCCAGTCAAAATCGATACTGAAAAGAGCTGGAGAGAGGAAAAGTGCTCCGAGGAAGACGACAACAGCCATGATTGCGTTGGGGGCGTGTTTTTCCAGTAATCCTTTAATCATCAGGGTATAGGCTGCATAGGAAAGTCCGGCTCCCAGAGCGAGCAGAACACCAAGAGGATCAACTGCTATATCTCCGCCACTGAAACTGAGGAGTGAACAGCCGCTAACGGCCAGAATTGTTGCCAGCAGCCAGCGTTTTCCCAAGCGTTCACGACGGAAAAATAACCCGAGCAGGCCTCCGGCGATTGGTGCACTGCCGATACCGACAATGGTGCCGACGGCAACTCCGGTTTTGGCGACGGCAGCGAAAAAACAGAGTTGGTAGCTAGCCATAAAAGCTGCTGCAATAATAACGGGTACAGGTTTCCAGTCGCTAAATTTTCCGAGTTCTTTCCTTTTTATTGCCAGATATAAAAGGGCTATGCCACCAATCAACAGACGTAGAGCGCCAATGACTTTTGGATCAAATCCGGCTGGAGCAAATGCCTGGGCTGTTCCTGTGGTTCCCCAAAGAAGTGCGGCACCAATAATAAACCAATGCCCTGCGGGGGCGCTATTAAGTTGTGACGTTTGATTGCTCATCTGTTCAGGAATTCTTTCTGCAAGAGATTTTTTTCAATTGTAACGTGAGTGGGCGTTGTAGTGATGCTACTGCCAATAACCGACCAGTAACGTAAGCGAGGGTCGCAGCAACAATTCCCGGAAGCGGGAAGTATAGCATTGCGAGGAGTAAAACTAAAAAAATTCCAAAAGCTTCAATGGCAGTGGCAATGGAAATTGGATTGGTGATTCTGGTGATAATAAGAATTGAGCGTTGAAAGCAGATTAATACCGTCAATGCTGGAAAGATTGCCATGATCTGTAGTGGTAAAGCAGCAAAAGTTGTGAGCATATCGCTCAGTCCGGAAAGGTTATGGAACCAAAATCTGCTCAAAGGGGTGAATGCAATCAGAAATAAAGATGCTGAGGCTGATATTCCCAGAGCAACAGCGAAATTTCTGACTTTATGATAATTGTTTTGATCTTCGCCCACCAGAGCAATGGCGACTTCCTGATAGGAGAGGCCAATTGCACGAAAAATAAATGTCAGTCCATAAATAACCGGCATAACCGCCAGGGATTCTAATGCATCGCGACTTTTACCCAGGAAAAATGTGACCAGAGGATGAATTGATAACCCGATAATGGGGGTCAGAGCCAAAGGGAGGTAGTAATTCCAGATCTCTCGATAGTTTAAGTGTTGCTGTGCTGTTGATTCCATCTGGAGGATGTCATCAATAGCATGCCGTGCCAGATAACGAGCCAGCAATGCTTCAGCAACGACTCCTCCTGATAAGGATATTGCACCGATAATTGCTCCTGGGAGGGAACTATAAAAATACAGGAATAAGGCGCTGCCTGCCATAGTCCCAAGACGGATCAGGGTAGAAACGGCAACCCTTTTGGTCTGATGTCCGGCAATAAGAACTCCTTGATAAAAACGTCGAATGCCGATTGCTCCAGGCCAGGGGAGAAGGCAGAACAATGCCGTATGGGTCAGGATGGCAACTTCAGTCGGCAGTCCAATCAGCTTGATCAGGACGCTGTTGAAAAATGGTGGGAGCAGAAAAATTCCCAACAACAGGGTCACCAGAAAACTCAGAAAAAGTGAAAAATTGCGGAGTTGTCGGTAACTTTTTTGATCGCGGCACAGGGCAGTACTTGCACTCATCAGCATGATGATCGGCGATTCGGCGATCAATGCAAAAGCATAAGCAACTCCATATGCAGCCAGATTTATTTTCTCTTCTGCCAACCGGGCGATAATAGCAGCGAGAAACGGACCCTCTACAGCCATCATCAGCCATGTTGCAGCGAGGGGGAGCCAGAATAGAAAAATTTTCCCATAGCTGAGTTCTGTGGCGTTTTTTTGCATGAAAATAGTTTTCCAGAGTCAGAAAAAAGGTCATTAACCGCCGACAGTTGCCGGCAAGTCATGGGCCAGGAAACAATCGATGGCACATTGCAGGTCTGTCTTATCCGGCTCATCTAAATTGTCAGCCAGATAATTTTGCCCCAGTTTCCGGTATTTGTGGGTAGCAGTAGCATGATAGGGAAGCAGACTGATAGTTTTTTTTTCACCGGCGAGACCGGCAATAAAGGTGGCTGTTGCTGAAAGGTTTTTCTGGTCGCTGTTGACCCCTTGGATCAGGGGAATCCGGATCTGAATATTGGCTCCGGTTTCAGCGAGGGCGATAAGATTGGCAAGAATCAATTCATTGTTGACTCCTGTGTATGCCTTGTGTTTGTCGGTGTCCATCAGTTTCAGGTCGTAAAGAAACAGATCCGTACGTTTGGCGATCTCAAGTAGGGTTTCCTGTTTGACAAAGCCACAGGTGTCAACGGTGCGGTGAATCTGGTTGTTGCCACAACGATCAAGAATCTCCCGCAGATAATCAGGATGAAGGAGTGGCTCTCCTCCCGAAAATGTGACTCCACCACCGGATTGGTCGAAGAGGTGACGTTCTTTTTCGATGATTTGCAGCAGCTCTGGAACGGTTTTGTGATAGCCCGAAATTTCCATTGCCAGGGTTGGGCAGACCTCGGCACATCGACCGGTTAAATCACAACGCTGCGGATCAGTAACAATGCCATCCGAGGTTAATCTACAGGCGTGATTGGGACAAACATTAATACATTCGCCGCAGAGAATACACTTCGTTCTTGTGTACAGTTTTTGTGGTTGCAGGGAAATGCTTTCCGGGTTGTGGCACCACAGACAGGAGAGGGGGCAGCCTTTGAAAAATATGGCGATGCGGATGCCTGGTCCGTCGTTAATGGCGTAGCGTTTAATATCGAAGATCAAAGGTTGTTGCATAATGGGTATAACCTGAAAATCTATGTTAGCCACCAAGGCGCCAAGGACACCAAGAAAGTCTTTTTAACGCAGAGACGGAGAGAAAAACTGAGAACCTCTTTGGTTTTAAAATCCTAAAAATCGTTTTGACTTTCTTTGCACCTCTGTGTCTCTGCGGTAAAGTATTTTGTTCCAGCTCTTTTTGGTGCTCTTGGTGTCTATAAAGTGTTTCTCAAAGGGCTTCGTTTTCTGTTCGTTCAATGACTTCTTGCTGTAGGTCGGCGTTCATATCGTTGAAATAATCACTGTATCCCGCCATTCGTACCAATAGATCTTTGTAATCTTCGGGTTTCTCCTGTGCAGCATAAAGCGTTGCGGTATCAACGATATTAAACTGGATATGATGTCCACCGAGGGTGAAATAGCTGCGCACCAATTGACCCAGTTTGGCAATATCTTCATCTCGTTTCAGTAAGCTGGGGAGAAAACGTTGATTGAGCAGGGTTCCTCCCGACATGGTGTGGTCAAGCTTGGTTAGTGAGCGGATCACTGCCGACGGACCGTGGGTATCAGCCCCATGTGAAGGCGAAGTCCCATCTGAAATTGATTTTCCAGCGAACCGACCGTTTGGTGTTGCCCCCATCACCTTGCCGAAATAGATGTGGCAGGTTGTTGAGAGCATATTCAAATGGAATGTCTCACCTTTAATATTGGGTTTTCCATCAATGGCTGCCAGAAGATCCTGATAGACTTGCAGGGCAATGTTGTCAGCATAATCATCATCATTACCAAAAAATGGTGTCTTGTTCAGGATTGTCTGGCGGAGAAATTCTTCGCCGACAAAGTCTTTGCTGACAGCAGCCAGAAGGTGTTCCATACTGAAGGTCTGATCTTCAAAAACATGCTTTTTCAAAGTTGCCAGACTGTCGGTGACGGTTCCCAAACCTGTACATTGGATGTAATTGGTGTTGTAGCGTGGCCCGGCATCATAATAATCCTTTCCTTTGCTGATGCAGTCTTCAATGACGACGGAAAGGAAAGGAGCCGGGGCATATTTAGCAAACATTCTGTCAATGTAGTTGCTGACCCGTATTTTGGTATCGATAATAAAGTTCAACTGCTGGAGAAACGCACGGTATAGTTCAGTATAACTTACAAATGCCAGGGGATCG
This window encodes:
- the yihA gene encoding ribosome biogenesis GTP-binding protein YihA/YsxC — its product is MMKILTAEFIKSATRPGNYPPDELPEIAFAGRSNVGKSSLINVLVNRKSLVRTSATPGRTQLINFFNINDKFSLVDLPGYGFAKVPLAVKKSWGPMIRTYLEIRESLRGVIFIFDVRRIPREEDLRMLDWLEEFAVPTIPVITKIDKIKRSQLEKQIKPIVAETGLPRDAFTLFSATTRDGSDEIWERIETALENENLSRGEEQ
- the cobC gene encoding alpha-ribazole phosphatase codes for the protein MKATRLHLLRHGQVEGFEEKRYNGQNDVHLTAHGRQQSAAFAGRLQHLSLGGIYSSDLYRCRVAADQIALLQKVQPVYMEELRELHIGDWQGRTWKQLQQADPELWQARLDDIVHVAPPSGESLLQMAERVRPVVRKIIAAHIGEEIVLVAHGGVNRVILLDAIGAPLESLFHIEQDFGCQNIIDFYADGAAVVKKLNN
- the cbiE gene encoding precorrin-6y C5,15-methyltransferase (decarboxylating) subunit CbiE, whose protein sequence is MKSIHVIGAGIAGHEGFTPQALELINQSELLFGAQRLLELFPDFPGEVFAIDDGNLSEMVARLQNCEQRVVVLASGDPLFFGLGRYLLRNLADELIEFLPNVTSVQYAFAKIREPWDDSVFISVHGRVLKDVVDRIVSNDKAAILTDGTNTPGMIGRELLSRNRSGYKAYLCENLGTTTEKIRVTNVKGLLELDVSPLNVLILIREYEDEIQGHIPTFGIPDEEFVSIKQLITKEEVRVVTLAKLKLRHDMCLWDIGAGSGSICVEADHLLSHGRIFAIERNSEYRRFIKENLQKFNTRNVTLIEGDAPDCLEELPDPDRVFIGGSGGRLWEILDTVDQRLAVGGRIVLNASTLDTLTSANEYFGNAGYQVEVVTVNIARTRPHSNYKLFEAYDPVYILTAVK
- a CDS encoding DUF554 domain-containing protein, with the protein product MLLLGTLVNIGAVIIGCLIGRWSGRFLSPQMRQTLMFGLGLAVLLIGLQLALKSQQVMIVIGSLILGGLIGELLGIERRLEAFGLGLQKRFSGMGSVAEGFVTSSLLFCVGAMAIMGALQDGLGGKPTILYAKSALDGVAAVALTSTLGIGVVFSIVPLFLYQGSITLVAELAKTILTEPVITEMNAVGGLLIVAISLDLMGIKRLPVGNLLPAIFVAIGLLWGFGLA
- a CDS encoding PAS domain S-box protein, whose translation is MRGEPQSLESLQQQISILKTENHQLQQSLQTVKNTSDLYEALVEFAADAILMGDPSGNIIGANQRAAFLSGYSYTELVDMNLSQFFSEEELLKNPLRYDLLKQGEIVRTERLLSRKDGATVPIEMNSRMLPDGTFHSFFRNITERKQADEALRISEEKFSQIFKLSPDAIALTRMEDGLYLDVNDAFVDIIGWSYSEIVGHCSHSADLGIWCHAEDRDRMVQALREKGKMNALEADFKDKNGRIIKGSMSARIININNEACVLSITRDISERLKLQEKQKNLEMQMLQVQKLESLGVLAGGIAHDFNNILMAVIGNCDLAQRRLSPTSAAMVNLKQIKLATSKAADLSNQMLAYSGKGKFVVESLNLSRIIEEMQQILSISSSKKASLRYDLNPDIPNIEADVTQVRQIVMNLVINASDAIGDNSGVIAISTGVMECDRNYLQSTWLDENLEGGEYAFIEVADTGCGMTDDMVDRIFEPFYTTKFTGRGLGMAAVLGIIRGHKGAIKIYTEVGKGSTLKVLFPASTLAATKQKIEPESAPLNDHGLVLLIDDEEAVLTISQEMLHEFGFEVVTARDGIEALEVFKQQHQDIRFVLMDLTMPNMDGEEAFREFRRIDPQVKVIICSGYNEQEVSQKFVGKGLAGFLKKPYMLSELQKTIQKLLQ
- a CDS encoding DMT family transporter yields the protein MTNQSKAILYGLSAVLLWSTVATAFKLSLQHFSPIELLLYSGSFSTLLLGAILRYQGRFHLVFQCSRKEYLLSVLLGLLSPFLYYLILFKAYDLLPAQQAQPLNYTWAITLSLLAVPLLKQKIGWQQWLALVISYCGVIVISTEGKPFSLQFTDPFGVALALISTIVWALYWILNTRDKRDPVVGLFVNFLCSFPFVLSYYLLTTELRVPPLGGLLGAAYVGTFEMGICFVFWLMAMKLTTSTARISNLIFLSPFLSLIFIYFLLGEKILPATFIGLILIVTGLFCQRIK
- a CDS encoding DMT family transporter, with translation MSNQTSQLNSAPAGHWFIIGAALLWGTTGTAQAFAPAGFDPKVIGALRLLIGGIALLYLAIKRKELGKFSDWKPVPVIIAAAFMASYQLCFFAAVAKTGVAVGTIVGIGSAPIAGGLLGLFFRRERLGKRWLLATILAVSGCSLLSFSGGDIAVDPLGVLLALGAGLSYAAYTLMIKGLLEKHAPNAIMAVVVFLGALFLSPALFSIDFDWLLQPRAISVILHLGLATMALSYWLFARGLQSVQVASAVTLSLTEPMTAATLGILVLGEQLNTQAFSGICLIFAGLVVLVIKGRNKTYKVGE
- a CDS encoding glycyl-radical enzyme activating protein, giving the protein MQQPLIFDIKRYAINDGPGIRIAIFFKGCPLSCLWCHNPESISLQPQKLYTRTKCILCGECINVCPNHACRLTSDGIVTDPQRCDLTGRCAEVCPTLAMEISGYHKTVPELLQIIEKERHLFDQSGGGVTFSGGEPLLHPDYLREILDRCGNNQIHRTVDTCGFVKQETLLEIAKRTDLFLYDLKLMDTDKHKAYTGVNNELILANLIALAETGANIQIRIPLIQGVNSDQKNLSATATFIAGLAGEKKTISLLPYHATATHKYRKLGQNYLADNLDEPDKTDLQCAIDCFLAHDLPATVGG